A single window of Oerskovia paurometabola DNA harbors:
- a CDS encoding helicase HerA-like domain-containing protein: MPDDAAPSPAELAALKAAAAQAAAEAAEAKAAAAQAALEAAEAAAAGSTGAGSPAEPGEDAPADAAPSGTPDPATTAPAAAPATQAPPSGPLDGYPAEVAAGYAYRGATLALGALLEAPEAPCDPLPRADVQVGFSLAMLNRHGLVAGATGTGKTKTLQGMAEGLSDAGVPTFVADIKGDLSGLAVPGASGEKILERTASIGQDWEPTTYPVEFYSLGGLGKGIPIRTTVSDFGPLLLSKVLGLNDTQESSLGLIFHWADTQGLALLDLKDLQSTIAYLTSDEGKAELKGIGGLSAATAGVVLREIVTLQAQGGDVFFGEPAFDTTELLRVAADGRGTISALELPAVQDRPALFSTFLMWLLADLYQDLPEVGDLDKPRLVFFFDEAHLLFTGATKEFVAQVVQTVRLIRSKGVGVFFVTQSPKDVPADVLAQLGNRVQHALRAFTPDDAAALRAAVRTFPRSPYDLEQLLQSLGTGEAVVTVLTEKGAPTPVAWTRVRAPRSSMEPAPETVIDGIVAGSPLAARYAVAVDNESAYELLTARIAAQQAAAEQAELAEKLAKEQEAAQKEAEKAAKKQADELEKMRAKLERDATRAGGASGTRSTSRRSTASSGLDKLLGSMATQLGREITRTVFGTRRR; encoded by the coding sequence ATGCCCGACGACGCAGCCCCCTCGCCCGCAGAGCTCGCCGCGCTCAAGGCCGCCGCCGCGCAGGCGGCCGCCGAGGCGGCCGAGGCCAAGGCCGCCGCCGCGCAGGCCGCGCTCGAGGCTGCCGAGGCCGCAGCAGCCGGGTCCACCGGCGCAGGCTCCCCCGCCGAGCCTGGCGAAGACGCGCCCGCCGACGCGGCGCCGTCGGGCACGCCCGACCCGGCCACCACCGCCCCGGCAGCCGCACCTGCGACGCAGGCTCCGCCGTCGGGCCCCCTGGACGGCTACCCCGCCGAGGTCGCCGCAGGCTACGCCTACCGGGGTGCGACGCTCGCGCTCGGCGCGCTGCTCGAAGCCCCCGAGGCCCCCTGCGATCCCCTGCCGCGCGCCGACGTCCAGGTCGGGTTCTCGCTCGCGATGCTCAACCGGCACGGGCTCGTCGCCGGGGCCACCGGGACGGGCAAGACCAAGACGCTGCAGGGCATGGCCGAGGGACTCTCAGACGCGGGCGTGCCGACGTTCGTCGCCGACATCAAGGGCGACCTGTCGGGGCTCGCGGTGCCCGGCGCGAGCGGCGAGAAGATCCTCGAGCGCACCGCGAGCATCGGGCAGGACTGGGAGCCGACCACCTACCCGGTCGAGTTCTACTCGCTCGGCGGGCTCGGCAAGGGCATCCCGATCCGGACGACCGTGAGCGACTTCGGGCCGCTGCTGCTGTCCAAGGTGCTGGGGCTCAACGACACGCAGGAGTCGAGCCTCGGCCTGATCTTCCACTGGGCCGACACGCAGGGCCTCGCGCTGCTCGACCTCAAGGACCTGCAGTCGACCATCGCGTACCTCACCTCGGACGAGGGCAAGGCCGAGCTCAAGGGCATCGGCGGGCTGTCCGCGGCCACGGCCGGGGTCGTCCTGCGCGAGATCGTGACGCTCCAAGCGCAAGGAGGGGACGTGTTCTTCGGCGAGCCCGCGTTCGACACGACCGAGCTGCTGCGTGTCGCGGCCGACGGGCGCGGCACCATCTCGGCGCTCGAGCTGCCCGCCGTCCAGGACCGGCCCGCACTGTTCTCGACCTTCCTCATGTGGCTGCTCGCCGACCTGTACCAGGACCTGCCCGAGGTCGGCGACCTCGACAAGCCCCGGCTCGTGTTCTTCTTCGACGAGGCGCACCTGCTGTTCACGGGCGCGACCAAGGAGTTCGTGGCGCAGGTCGTGCAGACCGTGCGCCTCATCCGGTCCAAGGGCGTGGGCGTGTTCTTCGTGACGCAGAGCCCCAAGGACGTGCCGGCCGACGTCCTGGCCCAGCTCGGCAACCGGGTCCAGCACGCGCTGCGCGCCTTCACGCCCGACGACGCCGCGGCCCTGCGCGCGGCCGTGCGGACGTTCCCGCGGTCCCCCTACGACCTGGAACAGCTCCTGCAGTCGCTCGGGACGGGCGAGGCCGTGGTCACGGTGCTGACCGAGAAGGGCGCCCCGACACCGGTCGCGTGGACGCGGGTCCGCGCGCCCCGGTCGTCGATGGAGCCCGCACCGGAAACCGTGATCGACGGGATCGTCGCGGGCTCCCCGCTCGCCGCGCGGTACGCCGTGGCGGTCGACAACGAGTCGGCCTACGAGCTCCTCACCGCGCGGATCGCCGCACAGCAGGCCGCGGCCGAGCAGGCGGAGCTCGCCGAGAAGCTCGCCAAGGAGCAGGAGGCCGCCCAGAAGGAGGCCGAGAAGGCCGCCAAGAAGCAGGCCGACGAGCTCGAGAAGATGCGGGCCAAGCTCGAACGGGACGCGACCCGAGCGGGGGGCGCATCCGGGACGCGGAGCACTTCCCGGAGGTCGACCGCGTCGTCGGGCCTCGACAAGCTCCTGGGCTCGATGGCGACGCAGCTCGGCCGGGAGATCACGCGAACGGTGTTCGGAACCCGCCGTCGCTAG
- a CDS encoding helix-hairpin-helix domain-containing protein, translating into MTFSRTRPPTADDDLPRPGGADRLRRLRSVDPTLDPVSSDDVPQHSTSRPGSTSEADEGQPDEPAPRRHPLSAVAEAYTAANGHPTSHSGFEHVPDGGPRRWSVGARTAVVAAVAVLLLAVGVGARVLADGDDLRPVAALGDEAAVPVEGVGEPGGGSDDSTAPGDEEGAAPGSGTAPGSGAGAGVEAPAVSDVVVHVVGAVAAPGLVTVPEGSRVADALTAAGDATPDADLAGVNLAREVVDGEQIVVPRPGEVVAAAPRPAPGGDGQSTGPLDLNTADEGALDGLSGIGPVLAARIVEWREANGPFTTVEELGEVSGIGDALLARLRDQVRV; encoded by the coding sequence GTGACCTTCTCCCGGACGCGCCCACCGACCGCCGACGACGACCTGCCCCGCCCCGGCGGAGCGGACCGGTTGCGGCGGCTGCGCAGCGTCGACCCGACCCTCGACCCGGTGTCGAGCGACGACGTCCCTCAGCACTCGACCTCACGTCCGGGATCGACCTCAGAGGCCGACGAAGGCCAGCCGGACGAGCCGGCGCCCCGGCGCCACCCCCTGTCCGCGGTCGCGGAGGCGTACACGGCGGCCAACGGTCACCCGACGTCGCACTCGGGGTTCGAGCACGTGCCCGACGGCGGTCCGCGCCGCTGGTCCGTCGGGGCGCGGACGGCGGTGGTCGCCGCGGTCGCGGTGCTCCTGCTCGCGGTGGGCGTGGGAGCGCGGGTGCTCGCCGACGGCGACGACCTGCGACCCGTGGCGGCCCTCGGCGACGAGGCCGCAGTCCCGGTGGAGGGTGTCGGCGAGCCGGGAGGCGGCAGCGACGATTCCACCGCACCGGGAGACGAGGAGGGGGCCGCCCCCGGAAGCGGGACCGCCCCCGGAAGCGGGGCCGGGGCCGGCGTCGAGGCACCCGCGGTGAGCGACGTCGTCGTGCACGTGGTCGGCGCCGTGGCCGCGCCCGGGCTCGTGACGGTACCCGAGGGGTCACGCGTGGCGGACGCGCTCACCGCGGCCGGGGACGCCACGCCGGACGCCGACCTCGCGGGGGTCAACCTGGCGCGCGAGGTCGTCGACGGCGAGCAGATCGTCGTGCCGAGGCCGGGGGAGGTCGTTGCCGCTGCCCCCCGGCCCGCGCCGGGAGGCGACGGCCAGTCGACGGGACCGCTCGACCTCAACACCGCCGACGAGGGCGCGCTCGACGGACTGTCCGGGATCGGCCCTGTGCTCGCGGCGCGCATCGTCGAGTGGCGCGAGGCGAACGGCCCGTTCACGACGGTCGAGGAGCTGGGGGAGGTGAGCGGGATCGGAGACGCGCTGCTCGCGAGGCTGCGCGACCAGGTGCGTGTCTGA
- a CDS encoding DegV family protein, with the protein MSPAKHPAVHVVTDSTASLPSGDHPALSMVPLHVLAGDEVFLEGIDVSPDDVAHRIGAGERVTTSQPTPHALVTAYEAAARAGARSIVSVHLSGDLSGTVHAAALAATRSPVPVRVVDSRTVAMGLGFAALAAADVAAAGGTVDEVARRAIAVADSSRAIFMVESLDHLRRGGRLGVAAATLGTVLGVRPLLAVRDGRIEVIQKVRTRGAAVDRLIQVAVDSVERRGEPELAVHYLGDDGAARDVADRLWDETGVRAAVTPVSAVVGAHAGPGVLAIVVADRAP; encoded by the coding sequence ATGAGTCCTGCCAAGCACCCGGCCGTCCACGTCGTCACGGACTCGACCGCCTCCCTCCCCTCCGGTGACCACCCGGCGCTGTCCATGGTGCCTCTGCACGTGCTGGCCGGGGACGAGGTGTTCCTCGAGGGCATCGACGTGTCGCCCGACGACGTCGCGCACCGGATCGGCGCGGGCGAGCGGGTGACGACGTCGCAGCCGACGCCGCACGCCCTGGTCACCGCCTACGAGGCGGCGGCTCGGGCCGGTGCGCGGTCGATCGTCTCGGTCCACCTGTCGGGCGACCTGTCCGGCACGGTGCATGCGGCCGCGCTCGCGGCGACGCGCTCCCCGGTGCCGGTGCGGGTCGTGGACTCGCGGACCGTCGCGATGGGCCTCGGGTTCGCGGCGCTCGCGGCGGCCGACGTCGCGGCGGCCGGCGGGACGGTGGACGAGGTGGCGCGGCGAGCGATCGCGGTCGCGGACTCGAGCCGCGCGATCTTCATGGTCGAATCGCTCGACCACCTGCGCCGCGGTGGCCGCCTGGGCGTGGCGGCCGCGACGCTCGGGACGGTGCTCGGGGTACGGCCGCTGCTCGCGGTGCGTGACGGTCGCATCGAGGTGATCCAGAAGGTCCGGACACGGGGTGCTGCGGTCGACCGGCTGATCCAGGTGGCGGTCGACTCGGTCGAGCGTCGGGGTGAGCCCGAGCTCGCGGTGCACTACCTGGGCGACGACGGCGCGGCGAGGGACGTTGCCGACCGGCTGTGGGACGAGACCGGGGTGCGGGCTGCGGTCACGCCCGTGAGCGCGGTCGTCGGGGCGCACGCAGGCCCGGGTGTGCTGGCGATCGTCGTGGCGGACCGCGCGCCGTAG
- the leuS gene encoding leucine--tRNA ligase, translating into MHDAPASSPETTSHRYTPALAQDIELRWQDAWEERGTFWAANPSGHLTDGDGKHADGRSPYFIMDMFPYPSGAGLHVGHPLGYIATDVVGRFRRMCGDNVLHALGYDAFGLPAEQFAVQTGQHPRVTTEANMANMKRQLRRLGLGHDSRRSFATIDPEYVRWTQWIFLQIFEAWYDEDAVRPDGGTGRARPITELEAEYAAGTRAVPGHPEGTRWADLDRVAQRAVIDPQRLAYVSESPVNWAPGLGTVLANEEVTSDGRSERGNFPVFQRSLRQWNMRITAYADRLADDLDLIDWPEKVKSMQRNWIGRSEGATVRFAIDGVGAAGNQDVEVFTTRPDTLFGATFMVVSPEHPLLDEVPAEWPDGTRDVWTGGHATPIDAVAAYRKEAAAKTAVERQADAGKKTGVFTGHLAVNPVNGTLIPVFTADYVLMGYGTGAIMAVPGGDERDHAFAEAFELPVIRTVAAPEDHEGAWTGDGEIVNSSNDEISLDGLSVPDAKRAMIEWLEARNIGTGTITYRLRDWLFSRQRYWGEPFPIVYDENDQPIALPDSLLPVNLPEVPDYSPRTYEPDDADSSPEPPLGRNEDWVNVTLDLGDGPKTYRRDTNTMPNWAGSCWYYLRYLDPADTEHMASPELEKYWTGPGHNATAGPAGGVDLYVGGVEHAVLHLLYARFWHKVLLDLGHVTSTEPFHKLFNQGYVQAYAYTDARGAYVPAEEVEGDEQQGFTWKGEPVNREYGKMGKSLKNVVTPDDMYEAYGADTFRVYEMSMGPLDLSRPWDTRAVVGSQRFLQRLWRNVVSEDTGETTVSDEPAEVATLRLVHRTIADVRVEMEHMRSNTAIAKLIALNNHLTGLDRVPREAIEPLILMVAPIAPHIAEELWSRLGHPQSLAHEPFPVALDEYLVEDTVTCVVQVQGKVRSRLEVPPSIGDDELRELALADANVQRTLDGRGIRTVIVRAPKLVNVVPA; encoded by the coding sequence TCGCCCTACTTCATCATGGACATGTTCCCGTACCCCTCGGGCGCGGGCCTGCACGTCGGGCACCCGCTCGGGTACATCGCGACCGACGTCGTCGGGCGCTTCCGGCGCATGTGCGGCGACAACGTCCTGCACGCCCTCGGCTACGACGCGTTCGGCCTGCCCGCCGAGCAGTTCGCGGTGCAGACCGGCCAGCACCCGCGCGTCACGACCGAGGCCAACATGGCCAACATGAAGCGCCAGCTGCGCCGCCTGGGCCTGGGGCACGACTCGCGCCGCTCGTTCGCGACGATCGACCCGGAGTACGTCCGCTGGACCCAGTGGATCTTCCTGCAGATCTTCGAGGCCTGGTACGACGAGGACGCCGTGCGTCCCGACGGCGGCACGGGCCGTGCGCGCCCCATCACCGAGCTCGAGGCCGAGTACGCCGCAGGTACGCGTGCCGTCCCCGGCCACCCTGAGGGCACCCGCTGGGCGGACCTCGACCGCGTCGCGCAGCGCGCCGTGATCGACCCGCAGCGCCTGGCCTACGTGTCCGAGTCGCCCGTCAACTGGGCACCCGGACTGGGCACCGTGCTCGCGAACGAGGAGGTCACGTCCGACGGCCGCTCCGAGCGCGGCAACTTCCCCGTCTTCCAGCGCAGCCTGCGCCAGTGGAACATGCGCATCACCGCGTACGCGGACCGCCTGGCCGACGACCTGGACCTCATCGACTGGCCGGAGAAGGTCAAGTCGATGCAGCGCAACTGGATCGGCCGCAGCGAGGGCGCCACCGTGCGCTTCGCGATCGACGGCGTGGGCGCGGCAGGAAACCAGGACGTCGAGGTCTTCACGACGCGCCCCGACACCCTGTTCGGCGCGACGTTCATGGTCGTCTCGCCCGAGCACCCCCTGCTCGACGAGGTCCCCGCCGAGTGGCCCGACGGCACGCGTGACGTGTGGACCGGCGGGCACGCGACCCCGATCGACGCCGTCGCCGCCTATCGCAAGGAGGCCGCGGCCAAGACCGCGGTCGAGCGCCAGGCCGACGCGGGCAAGAAGACCGGCGTGTTCACGGGCCACCTGGCCGTGAACCCCGTCAACGGCACGCTCATCCCCGTGTTCACGGCCGACTACGTCCTCATGGGCTACGGCACGGGCGCCATCATGGCCGTCCCCGGCGGCGACGAGCGCGACCACGCGTTCGCCGAGGCCTTCGAGCTGCCCGTGATCCGCACGGTCGCGGCCCCCGAGGACCACGAGGGCGCCTGGACCGGCGACGGCGAGATCGTCAACTCGTCCAACGACGAGATCTCGCTCGACGGCCTCAGCGTGCCCGACGCCAAGCGCGCCATGATCGAGTGGCTCGAGGCCAGGAACATCGGCACCGGCACCATCACCTACCGCCTGCGCGACTGGCTCTTCAGCCGCCAGCGCTACTGGGGCGAGCCGTTCCCCATCGTCTACGACGAGAACGACCAGCCCATCGCGCTGCCCGACTCGCTGCTGCCCGTCAACCTGCCCGAGGTCCCCGATTACTCGCCGCGCACCTACGAGCCCGACGACGCCGACTCCTCGCCCGAGCCACCGCTGGGCCGCAACGAGGACTGGGTCAACGTCACGCTCGACCTGGGCGACGGTCCCAAGACCTACCGCCGCGACACCAACACCATGCCCAACTGGGCCGGGTCCTGCTGGTACTACCTGCGCTACCTCGACCCCGCGGACACCGAGCACATGGCCTCGCCCGAGCTCGAGAAGTACTGGACCGGCCCCGGCCACAACGCCACGGCCGGACCCGCGGGCGGCGTCGACCTGTACGTGGGCGGCGTCGAGCACGCCGTGCTGCACCTGCTGTACGCGCGCTTCTGGCACAAGGTCCTCCTGGACCTCGGGCACGTGACCAGCACCGAGCCGTTCCACAAGCTCTTCAACCAGGGCTACGTGCAGGCCTACGCCTACACCGACGCGCGCGGGGCGTACGTGCCGGCGGAGGAAGTCGAGGGGGACGAGCAGCAGGGCTTCACCTGGAAGGGCGAGCCCGTCAACCGCGAGTACGGGAAGATGGGCAAGTCGCTCAAGAACGTCGTGACGCCCGACGACATGTACGAGGCCTACGGCGCCGACACGTTCCGCGTGTACGAGATGTCCATGGGACCGCTCGACCTGTCACGCCCCTGGGACACGCGCGCCGTCGTCGGCTCGCAGCGGTTCCTGCAGCGGCTGTGGCGCAACGTGGTCAGCGAGGACACGGGGGAGACCACGGTCTCCGACGAGCCCGCCGAAGTCGCGACCCTGCGCCTGGTCCACCGGACCATCGCGGACGTGCGCGTCGAGATGGAGCACATGCGCTCCAACACGGCGATCGCCAAGCTCATCGCGCTCAACAACCACCTCACGGGCCTGGACCGCGTGCCGCGCGAGGCGATCGAGCCGCTGATCCTCATGGTCGCGCCCATCGCGCCGCACATCGCGGAGGAGCTGTGGTCGCGGCTCGGGCACCCGCAGTCGCTCGCGCACGAGCCCTTCCCGGTCGCGCTCGACGAGTACCTGGTCGAGGACACCGTGACGTGCGTCGTGCAGGTCCAGGGCAAGGTGCGCAGCCGGCTCGAGGTCCCGCCGTCGATCGGTGACGACGAGCTGCGTGAGCTGGCCCTGGCCGACGCGAACGTGCAGCGCACGCTCGACGGGCGCGGGATCCGCACGGTGATCGTCCGCGCGCCGAAGCTGGTGAACGTGGTCCCTGCCTGA
- a CDS encoding ComEC/Rec2 family competence protein, with protein sequence MSVPARPPRATATDLRLVPAALAAWGSAWWLTAAEPRAVLAGTVVSTLLVVLPGVLLLVDRRPRGSVATLALGRGVPGRGVPGRRSPGRRTPGRPWLGQCALVVACVLAVLLAGTMHLVARDRGGAADLAAQGATVEAVGRVVGEPEEVTNPWSGVADSVRTTLDLTVLAGRGAAAPAGGQVDVLAGPAWGDLAYGSEVRASGTLVPADPGDKAAATLVATGPPEVTRAPVPALGVVNTLRADLLAVSDGLPTDARALLPGIAVGDTSRIDDELDEALKTTGLTHVTAVSGGHFAIVVATVTALCATARAPRGVRVVVTGAVMAGFVLLVHPDPSVLRAAAMGVVGLVGIGLGRPSRALPALATVVVVLLVLDPWLARSYGFVLSSVATAALVLGTQPVARRLAPWIGKVPAFALAVPLTAQLACAPVLVLLDPSVATYAVPANLVAAPALVPATVLGVLATLVAPWFPWAGVVLAWPAGLASWWIAAVARFFADLPGARLPWPGGVGGAAALAVLTVVGLVLVWRWRWVAGLAGVRVPWSRGSGWPPAWRTAVRASVREAFARRRRRATLRLLVAWAVLATLATGCVAFAWPRWIAPTGRDVPTDWAVVACDVDQGDGLVVRTGAGRGLMVDVGPAGPAAGDCLDDLGIERLDLLVLTHFHADHVGGLDAVLDGRQVDRALVTGLGDPAEQAERVLDDLGDRGVPVEVAEPGTGGVLGDVSWEVLQAGLGTAAPSPQHGRPALAEAEGGANDASIALLVTTPQLTLVALGDLEDAGQEALDRTLRSRAGGAEVDVVKVAHHGSRVQSPGLATTLSPTVAIVSSGENTYGHPTDAALALYGNAGAAVLRTDRCGTFALVVRDGALAVAGCADG encoded by the coding sequence GTGTCGGTCCCAGCGCGGCCCCCTCGGGCGACTGCGACGGACCTCCGGCTCGTGCCCGCGGCGCTCGCGGCCTGGGGGAGTGCGTGGTGGCTCACGGCCGCCGAGCCCCGGGCCGTCCTGGCGGGGACCGTGGTGAGCACGTTGCTGGTGGTGCTGCCCGGCGTGCTGCTGCTCGTCGACCGACGCCCGCGCGGATCCGTGGCCACCCTTGCGCTGGGTCGCGGCGTCCCCGGTCGCGGCGTCCCCGGACGCCGCAGCCCCGGACGCCGCACCCCGGGACGGCCGTGGCTCGGGCAGTGCGCCCTGGTCGTGGCGTGCGTGCTGGCCGTGCTGCTCGCCGGGACGATGCACCTCGTCGCCCGGGACCGGGGAGGTGCCGCCGACCTCGCCGCCCAGGGCGCGACCGTCGAGGCCGTGGGGCGGGTCGTGGGCGAACCGGAGGAGGTCACGAACCCGTGGTCGGGGGTGGCGGACTCGGTCCGCACCACGCTCGACCTCACCGTGCTCGCAGGTCGCGGCGCCGCGGCCCCCGCGGGTGGGCAGGTCGACGTCCTCGCGGGCCCCGCGTGGGGTGACCTGGCGTACGGGAGCGAGGTCCGCGCGTCGGGCACGCTCGTGCCTGCCGACCCCGGGGACAAGGCCGCCGCGACGCTCGTCGCGACCGGACCGCCCGAGGTCACCCGCGCACCGGTCCCCGCGCTGGGCGTCGTCAACACCTTGAGGGCCGACCTGCTCGCGGTCTCGGACGGCTTGCCCACGGATGCGCGGGCGCTGCTGCCGGGCATCGCCGTCGGGGACACGTCGCGCATCGACGACGAGCTCGACGAAGCACTCAAGACCACGGGGCTGACGCACGTGACGGCGGTCTCCGGCGGGCACTTCGCGATCGTCGTCGCGACGGTGACGGCACTGTGCGCCACGGCCAGGGCGCCGCGCGGGGTGCGCGTGGTCGTGACGGGAGCGGTCATGGCGGGGTTCGTGCTCCTGGTCCACCCCGACCCGAGCGTGCTGCGCGCCGCGGCGATGGGCGTCGTCGGGCTCGTCGGGATCGGGCTGGGGCGCCCGTCCAGGGCGCTCCCGGCCCTCGCGACCGTCGTCGTGGTGCTGCTCGTGCTGGACCCGTGGCTCGCGCGGTCGTACGGGTTCGTGCTGTCGAGCGTCGCGACGGCCGCGCTGGTCCTCGGCACGCAGCCCGTGGCACGACGGCTCGCGCCGTGGATCGGGAAGGTGCCGGCGTTCGCGCTCGCCGTCCCGCTGACGGCGCAGCTCGCGTGCGCGCCTGTCCTCGTGCTGCTGGACCCGTCGGTCGCGACGTACGCGGTGCCGGCCAACCTGGTCGCCGCACCAGCGCTCGTCCCGGCGACCGTGCTCGGGGTGCTCGCGACCCTCGTGGCCCCGTGGTTCCCCTGGGCCGGGGTCGTACTGGCGTGGCCCGCAGGGTTGGCGTCGTGGTGGATCGCCGCGGTGGCCCGGTTCTTCGCGGACCTCCCTGGGGCGCGGCTGCCGTGGCCGGGCGGAGTCGGTGGCGCGGCGGCGCTCGCGGTGCTGACCGTCGTCGGGCTGGTCCTGGTGTGGCGCTGGCGGTGGGTCGCGGGCCTTGCCGGGGTACGGGTGCCGTGGAGCCGCGGGAGCGGGTGGCCGCCCGCGTGGCGCACCGCGGTGCGGGCGAGCGTGCGGGAGGCGTTCGCCCGACGACGGCGCCGCGCGACCCTGCGCCTCCTCGTGGCGTGGGCGGTGCTCGCCACCCTGGCCACCGGGTGCGTGGCGTTTGCTTGGCCGCGCTGGATCGCCCCCACGGGTCGTGACGTGCCGACCGACTGGGCGGTCGTGGCGTGCGACGTCGACCAGGGCGACGGACTGGTCGTCCGCACGGGTGCTGGGCGCGGCCTCATGGTCGACGTCGGGCCCGCCGGGCCCGCCGCGGGGGACTGCCTCGACGACCTCGGGATCGAGCGCCTCGACCTGCTCGTGCTCACGCACTTCCACGCCGACCACGTCGGCGGGCTCGACGCGGTGCTCGACGGGAGGCAGGTGGACCGGGCGCTCGTGACCGGCCTCGGCGACCCCGCCGAGCAGGCCGAACGGGTGCTCGACGACCTGGGCGACCGAGGGGTCCCCGTCGAGGTCGCCGAGCCCGGGACCGGTGGTGTGCTCGGTGACGTGTCGTGGGAGGTGCTGCAGGCTGGGCTCGGCACCGCTGCACCGTCCCCGCAGCACGGGCGCCCGGCCCTGGCCGAGGCCGAGGGAGGGGCCAACGACGCGAGCATCGCCCTGCTCGTCACGACTCCCCAGCTCACGCTCGTCGCGCTCGGCGACCTCGAGGACGCCGGGCAGGAGGCCCTCGACCGGACGCTGCGGTCCCGCGCAGGCGGTGCCGAGGTCGACGTCGTCAAGGTCGCGCACCACGGGTCCCGCGTCCAGTCGCCCGGGCTCGCGACGACCCTGAGCCCGACGGTCGCGATCGTGAGCTCCGGCGAGAACACCTACGGCCACCCGACCGACGCCGCGCTCGCCCTCTACGGGAACGCCGGAGCGGCGGTCCTGCGCACCGACCGCTGCGGGACGTTCGCGCTCGTGGTGCGCGACGGGGCGCTCGCCGTCGCGGGCTGCGCGGACGGGTGA
- a CDS encoding endonuclease domain-containing protein translates to MRPQRKDIVAHACNQPALEVFTWHGLPVTTPAQTWLHLSDGLSVTDLVVLGDSMTRRKNPATTVEKLRDLLAATHRMRGIVSARAAIEHVVAGTDSSMESRTRMILVEAGLPCPQVNVPAIDPSGAFLALPDMSYPALRIAIEYDGDVHRTDPATWRRDVERRQRLEEAGWLIITVTADDVIRHPERLIRRVRAALAR, encoded by the coding sequence GTGCGGCCGCAGAGGAAGGACATCGTCGCCCACGCGTGCAACCAGCCGGCGCTCGAGGTCTTCACGTGGCACGGCCTCCCGGTCACGACACCCGCGCAGACCTGGCTCCACCTCTCTGACGGGCTCAGCGTGACCGATCTCGTGGTTCTGGGGGACTCCATGACTCGCCGGAAGAACCCCGCGACGACCGTCGAGAAGCTGCGCGACCTGCTCGCCGCGACGCACCGGATGCGAGGCATAGTCAGTGCGCGTGCGGCGATCGAGCACGTCGTCGCTGGGACCGATTCCTCGATGGAGTCCCGGACGCGGATGATCCTCGTGGAAGCGGGACTGCCCTGTCCGCAGGTCAACGTGCCTGCGATCGACCCGTCGGGGGCGTTCCTGGCGCTGCCCGACATGTCCTACCCGGCGCTCCGGATCGCGATCGAGTACGACGGCGACGTCCACCGGACCGATCCGGCCACCTGGCGACGAGACGTCGAGCGTCGGCAGCGCCTCGAAGAGGCTGGCTGGCTGATCATCACGGTCACTGCTGACGACGTGATCCGACATCCTGAGCGGCTGATCCGCCGAGTCCGGGCGGCCCTGGCTCGTTGA